AGCCCGATCGCGCCGCACACCACCAGCGGCACCAGCAGCGCGGCCAGGGTGCCGTAGCGCGAGCCCCATGCGGCCAGCACCCCGCCGAGCGCGAACACCGAGCCGACCGAAAGGTCGATCCCACCGGACATGATCACGAAGGTCATCCCGAGCGCGACCACAGCGAGGAAGGAGGCCTGCAGCGCGATGTTCTCCAGGTTTCCCGCGGTGCCGAAGGAATCGAAGGCGAAGGTGGCGGCGAGCACGGCGGCCACCAGGATCACCAGCGCACCCTGCCGCTGCGCCAGCCGCGCCACCCGCGCCCCGCCGCCGGAGCCGGCCGGGGCGCCGGCCACGGTTGTCGTCATGATCTCGCCTTCCTGCGCCCGAGTTGCACGTAGACCGCGGCCACCACGATCACCGCCTGCGCGATCTGCGCGGTGGAGTCCGGGATGTCGTGGAAGATCAGCGTGGCGGTGATGAGCTGCATGAGCAGCGCGCCCGCGATGGTGCCCGCGATCCGCACCTGCCCACCGGAAAGCGGCGTTCCGCCCAGCACCACGGCGGTGATCGCGGACAGCTCGACCAGCAGGCCGACCTTGGTCGGGTCGCTGGCCTGCGACCGGGCCGCCAGCAGCACCCCGGCCAGCGCGGCGAGCAGTCCACACAGGACATAGGTGGTGAGCAGCACCCTGCGCACCGGTAGCCCGGCGAGCTCCGCAGCCCGCTTGTTACCGCCGATGGCCACCAGCTGCCTGCCGAAGGTACTGCGGCGCACCAGGAACCAGGTCGTCGCCGCGACCACGGCCGCGATCACCACCACGTACGGGACGCCGAGCAGGCTGCCCGAACCCAGCGCGACCACTCCGGGATCGCGGATGCTCTTGATCTCCCCGCCGAACAGGTTCGCCACCCCGCGCCCGGCGACCATGATGCCGAGGGTGGCGATGATCGGCTGCACCCCGACCCGCGCCACCAGAGTGCCGGCGAGTGCACCGCTGATCCCGCCCGCGAGCACGGCGATGGTGATCGCCACCGCCGTGCCGTAGCCGATGTAGAGCGGGATCAGCGCGGCGGCAAGCGCCATCACCGCCCCCACCGACAGGTCGATGCCCTGGGTGCCGATGACCAGCGCCATCCCCAGGGCCACGATCAGCACCGGGGTCACCTGGATCAGCTGCAACCGCAGAGTGGCGTCGCTGACGAAGTTGTCCGTGATCGCGATGTTGATCACCAGGAGCAGCGCCAGCGCCACATAGACACCGTTGCGCCGGATCCAGTCCGGGTCGATCCGCACCCGTCGGGGGCGGTCCGGTTCCCGGCGCGACCGCGGCCTGCTGGCAAGGCGCTCACTCATCGTCGCCCTCCTCATCGGACCCGGCCAGTGCCGCGAGCAGTGCGGCGCTGGTCATCCGGTCGCCGGCCAGCTCCCCCGTCACGGTGCCGTCGTGCAGCACCACGATCCGGTCGGCGCCCTCCACCAGCTCGTCCATCTCGCTGGAGACCAGCACCACCGCGAGCCCCTGCCCGGCCAGCTCGTCGATCAGGGCCTGCACCTCGGCTTTGGCCCCGACGTCGATCCCGCGGGTGGGCTCGTCCAGCAGGAACACGGTGGGCTCGGTGCACAGCCAGCGGGCGATCAGCACCTTCTGCTGGTTGCCGCCGGAAAGCTCGCGCACCTGCTGCGCCGGGCTTGCCACCTTGATCCGCAGGCGGCGGATGAAGGTGTCCACCAGTTCGTCGATCCGCCGCTCGGACACGATGCCCGCGCGGGCCAGCCGCGGCAGCACAGCCAGCGCGATGTTGTCGCGCACCGAAAGGGCCGGGATGATGCCCTCGGCCTTGCGGTCCTCGGACAGCAGCGCGACCCCGGCGCGCAGCGCGTGCCGCACCGAGTTGGGCCGCACCCGCCGCCCACCGACCTCGACGCTGCCCGACCGCACCGGAAGCGCCCCGTACACCGCCTTGACCGTCTCGCTGCGGCCGGACCCGAGTAACCCGCCGAGGCCGAGTACCTCCCCCGGCCGCACCGACAGCCCGACGCCGTGCAGCCGGTTACGGACCTCGATGCCCTCCGCCGTGAGCGCGGGCTCGCGGTCCTGGTGGTGGTTGCCCGCGAAGCCGGTCGCCCCGCCGCGCGCCACCTCCCCCGCGTCCCGGCCGAGCATGTGCGCGACCAGGGTGACCCGGTCCAGCTCGGCCATCGGGCCGGTGTGCACCCGGCTGCCGTCGCGCAGCACGGTGACCCGGTCGCACAGCTGCCACAGTTCGTCCAGCCGGTGCGAGACGAAGACGATCCCGACCCCGCGGCCCGCGAGCTCGCGCGCCACCCGGAACAGCGTCGTGACCTCCTTGGCCTCCAGCGACGAGGTCGGCTCGTCCATGATGACCACCCGGCTGTCCACCGACATCGCCCGCGCGAGCGCCACCATCTGCTGCACCCCGAGGCCGAGTCGGCCGAGCTCCCCGGTGACGTCGATCTCGACACCGAGCGAGCCGACCAGCTCCGCGGCCCGACGGTTCATCGCGGCGGTGTCGATGAGGCCGAACCGGTTCCGCGGCTCACGGCCGAGGAAGACGTTGCGCGCCACCGACAGCAGCGGGACCAGGTTGACCTCCTGGTAGATGGTGGAGATCCCGGCCCGCTGGGCCTCGGCAGGCCGGTGGAACTCCACCTCCTCGCCGGCGAACCGCACCACCCCGCCGTCCGGCCGGTGCACGCCGGTGAGCACCTTGATCAACGTTGACTTTCCGGCTCCGTTCTCGCCCACCAGAGCGTGGATCTCGCCCTTGACGAGCGAGAAATCCACGCCCCGCAGCGCGTGCACGCCGCCGAACGACTTGGTTACGCCCTCGGTTTCCAGCACGAGCAGCTACCTAGAAGGCATTGCCGATGTTGGCCTCGGCGTTGTCCGCGTTGTACTCGTCATCCTCGATGATCACGTCTTCGGGGATCGGCTCGCCCGCATAGAACTTCTCGGCCGTCTCGAAGGCCAGCGGGCCGAACCGCGGGTTCGACTCGATGACCGCGTTGATATCTCCATCCACAATGGCCTGAACCGCGTTGCGGGTGCCGTCAATGGAAACGATCTTCACATCCTGGCCGGGGTCCAGCCCGGCGGCCTGCACCGCGGTCACCGCGCCGAGCGCCATCTCGTCGTTGTGCGCGTAGATGGCGTTGATGTCCGGATTGGACTGAATCAGCTGCTCGGCGACAGCCTGTCCCTCGTCCCGCGCGAAGTTCGCGGTCTGCTCGGCGACGATCTCCAGGCCGGAGTACTGCGCCTTGACCTGGTCCTGGAACCCGGAGTTGCGGTCCTCGGTGACGTTGTTGCCGGACGACCCGAGCAGCACGGCCACCTTCGCCGTACCACCGGTGGCCTCGTTCAGCGCGTCCGCGGCCCGCTTGCCCTGCTCGTAGAAGTCGGAGCCGAGGAAGGCGACGTAGTCCTCGCAGTGGGTGTTGGTCACCTTGCGGTCGATGGTGAGCACCGGGACGCCCTGTTGCTTGGCCGCGTTCAGTGCGGGGTCCAGCCCGTCCGAGTTCACCGGCGCCACGATGAGGAAGTCGATGCCCTGGCTGAGCATGTTCTGGATATCGGCGATCTGCTTGGGCAGCTCGTTGTTCGCATTGGTGACCAGCAGGTCTCGCACCCCGGCTTCCTTCGCCGCCTGCCGGATCGACTTCGTCTCGGCGGCGCGGAAGGCCGCGGTGTCCGGTTCGGACTGGGAGAACCCGACCACGGCATCGGCGAGGTCGATCTTCTCGGCGCCGTAGTCCGCCAGCGTGCAGCCCTCGCCGGAGCTTTCCTTGACCACCTGCTGGTCACCGCCGTCGCCACCTCCGGCGGGAGCGGTGTCCTCACTGGTTCCCGGGTTGGTACAGCCGGCAAGCGCCAGGCCGAACACGGCGGCGGAGGCGAGCAGGCGCCGGGGTGTGGTACTGGTCATCGGAACTCCTTTGTCCACGGTTGAGGGTCCGGGGGCGGGGTGGCCCCGCCCCCGGACGTGGTTCACTCGCCTGCGGCGGCGAGCTCGGCCACCTCCTCGGCGGAGAGGGCCCGGTCGAACAGGCGGACGTCGTCCACATCGCCGTGCAGGAAGTCGACCTGCTGGCCGCCGTACTCGGCACGACCGATGACGGTGTTCCCGCCGGAGCCCGCGGCGGAGCAGGCGCTCTTGCTGTCCACCTTCTCGCCGTCCACGTACAGTTCCAGCGTTCCGGCCTCGGCGTCCCGCACGCCGGTCAGGTGATACCAGCGGCCGGGCTCCGGCTTGGTTGGCGAGAGGGCCCGCAGCCCGACGAAGCTCATCGCCCAGCGCTGGTCCTGGCCGGAGTACTGCAGGAAGAACGCGCTGTGCTGCCCGGTGTCCTGGCTGACGACGGTCTGGAAACCGCCGCCTGCCTCGTCCAGCTTGACCCAGGCCGATGCGCTGTAGCTGCCACCGGTGTCCAGCAGGGGTGCGCCGAGGTCGGCCTGGCCCGCGCCGGTAAAGGAAAGCCCGCCTTCGTGCACGCCCTCGGCCCACTCGGTACCGGTCAGCGTCGCGTCGGCGTCCCCGACGGCGTCGGCCGCGGTGGATCCGCTGCCCTCGTTGAACTTGTAGGCGTGCACGCCCTGCAGGCCCGGGGTGCCGGGATCTGGCTCCGGTCCGCCGTCCCCGCTGCCGTCGGCCTCCCGGATGATCTTCTCGTTGATCGCGCGCACCCGGTCGAAGTCCATCTTCGGCACCTGCCGGTCATAGGTGAAGAAGCCGTTCACCTCGTGCTCGACATCGGTGATCTGGGTGTAGATGGCCCCGCCGATCCCGCAGCGCTGCGCCGCGTTCAGCACCTCGCGCTGGTTGTCCACATAGGCCTGTGTCAGCGACTCCTTGTCCGGCATCATCCGGTAGGCGTGCCCCTCGCCGAACCACATGTGGTTCTCCACCTCGAGGCCGTAGCCGCCGTGCTCGCCGTCGATCGCGGCGCGGGTGGCGTCCGGGCTCGGCTTGGCGGGTCCGGGGTAGGCGTGCCAGTCGATGATGTCGCCCTTGCCCGAGTCACCGAGCGAGGCACAGCAGTTCACCCCGCTGTGCGCGTTGACAAGGCGGGTGGGGTCCTGCTGCTTGACCTCCTCGGCGATCCGGCCGGTGGCCTCCCGCGACCATTCCGCCCAGCCCTCGTTGAACGGAACCCAGCCGATCACGGAGGTCCAGTTCTTCTTCTCCTCGACCAGCTCGTCCAGCTCGGCCTCGAACTGCCGCTGGGCGTCGGCAGGTGGGCGGCCGCCGGTGCGCATCGAGGGCATGTCCTGCCAGACCAGCAGGCCGAGCTGGTCCGCGTGGTAGTACCAGCGGTCGGGTTCGGTCTTGATGTGCTTGCGCACGGTGTTGAAGCCGAGTTCCTTGTGCTGCTCGAGATCGAAGCGCAGCGCCTCGTCGGTTGGCGCGGTGTAGATACCGTCCGGCCAGTACCCCTGGTCCAATGTGGACATATGGAAGAGGATCTCGCCGTTGAGGGTGATCCGCAGCTTGCCGTCCGCGCCCTTGGCGGTACCGATCTCGCGCATCCCGAAGTAGGAGGACACTCGCTCGAGTGGCCACCAGCCGTCGCTGAGGACGACCTCGAGGTCGTAGAGGAACGGGGAATCCGGGGACCAGAGCTTGGCGTCCGGCACCGGGACTCGCAGCCGCTCGTTCGCGGGCCCGGTCTTGAAGCCGACGACGCGGTGGCCGTCCCGCACGATCACGGTGGCCCGCAGGTCCGGGTCCTGGCGGCCCTGGGTGTTCACCGTCAGGCCAAGGGTGTTCGTTTCGATGTCCGGGACCATGTCGAGGGTCTCGACGGAGGAACGCGGCACCGGCTCCATCCAGACGGTCTGCCAGATCCCGGAGGCGCCCTCGTAGAAGATGCCGCGGTCGGGCACCCGGCGCTGCTTGCCGACCGGCTGCCAGGTCGCGTCGGTGCGGTCCTCGACCCCGACCACGATTTCCTGCTCACCGGAGCGGGTGAGCGCATCGGTGACATCGGCGGAGAACGCGCCGTAGCCGCCACGGTGCGTGGCGACCTGCTGCCCGTTCACGTAGACGGCCGCGTCGTAGTCCACGGCGCCGAAGTTGAGCATCAGCTTGTTCCACCGGCCCACCTGCCAGTTCCTCGGCACGGTGAAGGTGCGGCGGTACCACATGTAGTCCTCGTGCCGCTGGATTCCGGACAGCGCGGACTCGATGGGATACGGCACCAGGACCCGCTCACCCAGCGTCTCGCCGAACGGCGGCTCCTCGCCCTGGGTGGCACCGGCGAACTCCCAGACCCCGTTGAGGTTCTGCCACTTCCGGCGGGTCAGCTGGGGCCGGGGGTACTCCGGCAGCGCGTTGTCCGGGGACACCTGCTCGGTCCACGGGGTGACCAGGCGCGGATCCCCCATCTCCCAGCCATCGTCGGCGGGCCGTGCGGCGGCCGGAGCCGCGGTCACGACCATCAGCAACGCGAAGCACGCGGCGGTCAGGACGGATCGGGGACGTCTTCTGCTTCGTCGAGTCGGTGCGGCACGGGACAGCATTGTCGAACACCCTTCTCGGGACTCCGCCAGCGAACGGCTGGCGCCACGGCACCCGGGTTGAGCCACGTTGACGTGGATCTCACACCGGCGTGAAGCATTTCACACACGCCAGCTCGCGATGTCAACACTTACAACCAGACTCAATCAAATTTCAACATCTCTGCGGACTCACCTCCGCCGCCCGGACGACGCTCTGTAGCCGCGTATCCCTCGGCGGAGACGGCTGATCCCGCTCATCTGGGCGGAAGCTGGGCGAGGCGACAGCAGCGGACGCACCTGTTCGGTTCTGTGTTGTTTGCGGCTGACTTCGACGGTGCCTGCGTGACGACGTTTCGTTCAGCCCAACGTGTCCGAACAGGACTGCCAGCGGTGGGTAGCGAGGACGCTCGATCAGTAGCTTGCCAGCGCGTCGGTGGCGTCGTGTCCGGCGTTGGTGGTTCGGCGCAGGAAGCCGGCGATCAGCTCGAGTTCGGTCGCGGTGTAGTTCGCACAGATCTCGTCCATCGCGGCGTTCATCCCGGCGAACAGGCCGAACAGTTCGGCGTTGCGGCCGGGTAGCGGTTCGACGGTGACGGCGCGCCGGTCCGTGGCGTCCGGTTTGCGTTCCCTGGTGATCCACCCGCCCTGTTCGAGCCGGTCGAGGATACCCGTGACGGTGGCGGGATGCAGGCCTGCTCGCCGGGCGATGGCGCTGGGACTGAGTGGGCCGTGCCTGCCGATCAGGTCGAGACAGTCCAGGTCTATGTCCTTGAGGCGGACCCGGCCGGCCACCCGGTGGGTGAACAGCGAGAGCTGGTTGTTGAGGCCCCGCAGCGCCTGCTTGACGGCGACAGTCTGCCGTCGATGAGACAGTTGTTTGGAACTCATATGATATTGTCTCCATATCGTACGATTTGCAGGCATCCTAGCCCCGGAGGCCAGATGAGGCCCGCCAGACACTCCCGAGCCGTCGTCACCGGTCAGCGGTACTCCCGTGGTGACCATGTCCCGCCTCGGGAGCTGACAACGATCCGATCGGACCTCGTCCCGCTGCCCGCCCCCGGTGTCCTGACACACCTGGTGTTCCGGCGCTTTGCGTCGTGTCCGATCTGCAACGTGCACCTGAACTCGGTCGCCCGTCGGCACGACGAGATCACGGCGGCGGGGGTCCGCGAGGTCGTGGTGTTCCATTCGCCGGTCGAGGCGATACTGCCGCACCAGGGTCAGCTCCCGTTCGATGCGATCGCCGACCCGGACTACCGGCTCTACCGCGAGTTCGGTGTGGAGTTCTCGCTGCGGGCGGTACTGGATCCACGGGCGTGGACCGCCTGGTTGAAGCCGCAGGCATGGCGCGCCGGCCTGCGCGAAGTGCGTGATCCGGGCGGGAAGTGGTTCTCGATCCGGGGCGCCAGCATGCTGGGAATGCCCGCGGAGCTGCTCATCGAGCCGGATGGGCACGTGCTCGCCGCCAAGTACGGCACGCATGCCAATGATCAGTGGAGCGTCGACGACATACTCCGTCTGGCCTCGGCACCGCGGCGGAAGTAGGGAGGCCCGCCTGTGCACACCGCCTATCTGATTGTCACGATTCTGGCCATCGCGGCCAATGCCTTCTCCGGCATCGTCGCACTCACGCGGTTCAAGCCGATACTGCCTCGGATGGCCGCGGTCGGCGTGCCCGAGTCGTGGCTGGTGTTCCCGATCGGGACGCTGAAGACCGCGGGTGCCCTCGGCCTGCTGGCCGGGCTGCTGGGGATGCCGCTGGTCGGCATCGCCGCGGCGATCGGCCTGGTCCTGTTCTGGGTCTGCGCAGTGCATACACACCTGCTCGCCGGCGACGATTCGCCGCGATCGTTCGTCCCCGGTGGACTGTTCCTCTCCCTTGCCGTCGGCTCATTGACACTGGGGATCGCTGCCCTATGACGCAACGACATGCGATGATCATCGGCGGCGGTATTGGTGGCCTGTGCGCCGCCATCGGACTACGTAAGGCGGGTTCGCACCGTTGCTGATGCCCCAGGCCGCGGGCAAGCTCCGCGACCATACCGGCCGTTGGTTGACACGCTGGGACGCCGACCGAGTGGAGCGAGCGCTCGGGCGGCCACTGCTCGCGATTCACCGTGCCCAGTTGCTCGACCTTCTTCGCGACGCATTGCCTGCGGACACGGTGCATCCCGGTGTCGAGGTCACCGACGTGGACAGGGCGGGAACTGTGCGGTGGAACGGCGGCGAGGTCGAAGCGGACCTCGTGGTCGGAGCGGACGGTATCCACAGCACGGTCCGCACGGTGTGCTGGCCGGACCACCCAGGAGCGGCCTACTGCGGCAGTACGGGGTTTCGTGCGGTCATCGACCTGCCCGGCCGGCGAGAACTGTCCGGCTTCATCGGCAAGGGCGTCGAGGTCGGGTTGGTGCCGCTGACCGGCGAGCAGCTGTACTGGTACGTCGCCGAGCGGGCACCCCGAGGCACCCGGCACGACGACGGGCGAGCGCACCTGCTGCAACAGTTCGCCGCGTGGCCGGAGCCGATCCCGGAGTTGATCGAGCGCACCCCGGCGCACGCGATCCTGCAGCATGACCTGCTCGCGCTCGGCTCACACCTGCCCAGCTACGTCAGCGGCCGGGTCGCACTGCTCGGCGACGCCGCACATGCGATGCCTCCCTTCCTGGGACAGGGTGGATGCCAGGCCATCGAGGACGCCGTCGTGCTCGCCGCGTCACTGGCCCAGCCCGACGTCGAAGCCGGACTGCGCGAATACGACCGACGTCGCAGACCCCGCAGCCAAGCGATCGCACGGCAATCCGCGCGTGCTGGGCGGATGGGATCACAACTCGCCAACCCGATCGCGGTCGCGGTACGCAACACCGCGATCCGGCTGCTGCCATCCGCGATGACCGCTCGCGCCGCCGTGAAACCCGCCCAGTGGTCGGCCCCCACCATCGGCACCGGCTGACCGGACGAAGCAAACAACGAACCCTCGGCGGTCCTGCTGCGCAGGCTCGAACCGGTGCTGCGGGGCTGGGCCACCTACTTCCGGGCCGGGGTGTCCGCCTCGACATTCTGTCGTCGGCTCCTCGAGGACGACGATCCGCGGGTTGCCGACGAGCGTCAGGCGCGCGGGCTACCCTCCGCTCACCCACTCGGTTGCGTGTTCCTGGACGAACTCAGCGAAGCCGCGGGGTGGACGGCCGGTCAGGTCCAGCACCGCAGTGCTGACCTGATCTTCCCGACCCGTCCTTATGCCGTCTTCCACCGCAGCGAGGGCGGCTGCGAACTGGGCAGGCATGCCCGCGGCCCGGTAGCCGGCCGCCTGCTCGTCGACCCCGATCGGCACCACCCGGACCGGCCATCCGGTACGGGCGGTGATGATCGCCGCCGCGTCCGGGTAGCTCAATGCCTTCGGCCCGGTGAGCAGGTAGTCCCGCTGGTCACCTGGCTCGATGCCGGGGGCGGTCAGCAGGGCGGAGGCAGCGGCCGCGATGTCCCGCGCGTCGATCCAGCCCACTCGGCCGTCGTCGGCGGCGGTACGGATCTCGCCGTGCCGCCGGATCCGCTCGCCAACCGGGTGTGGACTCAGGAAGTTCTGCATGAATCCGGACGGACGCAGCACGACCCACCCAGGCTGGGCACGCACCTGCGCGGCCAGTTCAAGTGCGCCGGGAGCGTTCGGCAGCACGATGGCGGAGCCCAGGAGCACCACCCTGCGTACGCCGAGGCGTTGCGCCTCGGCCAGGAACGGCTCGACCAGCGGCATCGGATCCACGCTCAGCAGCGGAGGCACCAGGAAGACCCGGTCCACTCCGCGCAGCGCGGCCGGGTGGGTGGCCGGGTCGTGCCAGTCGAACCGGACCGCGTCCGGATCGACGGCTGA
The sequence above is drawn from the Amycolatopsis aidingensis genome and encodes:
- a CDS encoding LamG-like jellyroll fold domain-containing protein; its protein translation is MVVTAAPAAARPADDGWEMGDPRLVTPWTEQVSPDNALPEYPRPQLTRRKWQNLNGVWEFAGATQGEEPPFGETLGERVLVPYPIESALSGIQRHEDYMWYRRTFTVPRNWQVGRWNKLMLNFGAVDYDAAVYVNGQQVATHRGGYGAFSADVTDALTRSGEQEIVVGVEDRTDATWQPVGKQRRVPDRGIFYEGASGIWQTVWMEPVPRSSVETLDMVPDIETNTLGLTVNTQGRQDPDLRATVIVRDGHRVVGFKTGPANERLRVPVPDAKLWSPDSPFLYDLEVVLSDGWWPLERVSSYFGMREIGTAKGADGKLRITLNGEILFHMSTLDQGYWPDGIYTAPTDEALRFDLEQHKELGFNTVRKHIKTEPDRWYYHADQLGLLVWQDMPSMRTGGRPPADAQRQFEAELDELVEEKKNWTSVIGWVPFNEGWAEWSREATGRIAEEVKQQDPTRLVNAHSGVNCCASLGDSGKGDIIDWHAYPGPAKPSPDATRAAIDGEHGGYGLEVENHMWFGEGHAYRMMPDKESLTQAYVDNQREVLNAAQRCGIGGAIYTQITDVEHEVNGFFTYDRQVPKMDFDRVRAINEKIIREADGSGDGGPEPDPGTPGLQGVHAYKFNEGSGSTAADAVGDADATLTGTEWAEGVHEGGLSFTGAGQADLGAPLLDTGGSYSASAWVKLDEAGGGFQTVVSQDTGQHSAFFLQYSGQDQRWAMSFVGLRALSPTKPEPGRWYHLTGVRDAEAGTLELYVDGEKVDSKSACSAAGSGGNTVIGRAEYGGQQVDFLHGDVDDVRLFDRALSAEEVAELAAAGE
- a CDS encoding NAD(P)H-binding protein; its protein translation is MTGVLVTGGTGKTGSALVELLRGNGVPVRVASRHPSAVDPDAVRFDWHDPATHPAALRGVDRVFLVPPLLSVDPMPLVEPFLAEAQRLGVRRVVLLGSAIVLPNAPGALELAAQVRAQPGWVVLRPSGFMQNFLSPHPVGERIRRHGEIRTAADDGRVGWIDARDIAAAASALLTAPGIEPGDQRDYLLTGPKALSYPDAAAIITARTGWPVRVVPIGVDEQAAGYRAAGMPAQFAAALAAVEDGIRTGREDQVSTAVLDLTGRPPRGFAEFVQEHATEWVSGG
- a CDS encoding DoxX family protein produces the protein MHTAYLIVTILAIAANAFSGIVALTRFKPILPRMAAVGVPESWLVFPIGTLKTAGALGLLAGLLGMPLVGIAAAIGLVLFWVCAVHTHLLAGDDSPRSFVPGGLFLSLAVGSLTLGIAAL
- a CDS encoding sugar ABC transporter ATP-binding protein, translating into MLETEGVTKSFGGVHALRGVDFSLVKGEIHALVGENGAGKSTLIKVLTGVHRPDGGVVRFAGEEVEFHRPAEAQRAGISTIYQEVNLVPLLSVARNVFLGREPRNRFGLIDTAAMNRRAAELVGSLGVEIDVTGELGRLGLGVQQMVALARAMSVDSRVVIMDEPTSSLEAKEVTTLFRVARELAGRGVGIVFVSHRLDELWQLCDRVTVLRDGSRVHTGPMAELDRVTLVAHMLGRDAGEVARGGATGFAGNHHQDREPALTAEGIEVRNRLHGVGLSVRPGEVLGLGGLLGSGRSETVKAVYGALPVRSGSVEVGGRRVRPNSVRHALRAGVALLSEDRKAEGIIPALSVRDNIALAVLPRLARAGIVSERRIDELVDTFIRRLRIKVASPAQQVRELSGGNQQKVLIARWLCTEPTVFLLDEPTRGIDVGAKAEVQALIDELAGQGLAVVLVSSEMDELVEGADRIVVLHDGTVTGELAGDRMTSAALLAALAGSDEEGDDE
- a CDS encoding FAD-dependent monooxygenase, encoding MLDLLRDALPADTVHPGVEVTDVDRAGTVRWNGGEVEADLVVGADGIHSTVRTVCWPDHPGAAYCGSTGFRAVIDLPGRRELSGFIGKGVEVGLVPLTGEQLYWYVAERAPRGTRHDDGRAHLLQQFAAWPEPIPELIERTPAHAILQHDLLALGSHLPSYVSGRVALLGDAAHAMPPFLGQGGCQAIEDAVVLAASLAQPDVEAGLREYDRRRRPRSQAIARQSARAGRMGSQLANPIAVAVRNTAIRLLPSAMTARAAVKPAQWSAPTIGTG
- a CDS encoding MarR family transcriptional regulator; the encoded protein is MSSKQLSHRRQTVAVKQALRGLNNQLSLFTHRVAGRVRLKDIDLDCLDLIGRHGPLSPSAIARRAGLHPATVTGILDRLEQGGWITRERKPDATDRRAVTVEPLPGRNAELFGLFAGMNAAMDEICANYTATELELIAGFLRRTTNAGHDATDALASY
- a CDS encoding ABC transporter substrate-binding protein codes for the protein MTSTTPRRLLASAAVFGLALAGCTNPGTSEDTAPAGGGDGGDQQVVKESSGEGCTLADYGAEKIDLADAVVGFSQSEPDTAAFRAAETKSIRQAAKEAGVRDLLVTNANNELPKQIADIQNMLSQGIDFLIVAPVNSDGLDPALNAAKQQGVPVLTIDRKVTNTHCEDYVAFLGSDFYEQGKRAADALNEATGGTAKVAVLLGSSGNNVTEDRNSGFQDQVKAQYSGLEIVAEQTANFARDEGQAVAEQLIQSNPDINAIYAHNDEMALGAVTAVQAAGLDPGQDVKIVSIDGTRNAVQAIVDGDINAVIESNPRFGPLAFETAEKFYAGEPIPEDVIIEDDEYNADNAEANIGNAF
- a CDS encoding AhpC/TSA family protein, whose product is MHLNSVARRHDEITAAGVREVVVFHSPVEAILPHQGQLPFDAIADPDYRLYREFGVEFSLRAVLDPRAWTAWLKPQAWRAGLREVRDPGGKWFSIRGASMLGMPAELLIEPDGHVLAAKYGTHANDQWSVDDILRLASAPRRK
- a CDS encoding ABC transporter permease, with product MSERLASRPRSRREPDRPRRVRIDPDWIRRNGVYVALALLLVINIAITDNFVSDATLRLQLIQVTPVLIVALGMALVIGTQGIDLSVGAVMALAAALIPLYIGYGTAVAITIAVLAGGISGALAGTLVARVGVQPIIATLGIMVAGRGVANLFGGEIKSIRDPGVVALGSGSLLGVPYVVVIAAVVAATTWFLVRRSTFGRQLVAIGGNKRAAELAGLPVRRVLLTTYVLCGLLAALAGVLLAARSQASDPTKVGLLVELSAITAVVLGGTPLSGGQVRIAGTIAGALLMQLITATLIFHDIPDSTAQIAQAVIVVAAVYVQLGRRKARS